Part of the Pseudomonas sp. M30-35 genome is shown below.
AGCCATACTGGCAACCTTGATGACGGTATTGGTGCTGCATGTAGTACCTATATGGCTCGAACCGAAGAACAACGCATAACAACAGCAGGCTCTGGAGGCGTTGCCTAGGCTGGGTGATCGAGTTCAAGCTGCGTGACGTCAACTAATGGCGTAACCGGTGCATACAGATTTGGCGATCTGAACAGGTAGCGGCTTGAGTGCTTGAGAAGTAAGACTGCGCCAGATTGCCCGGCGCAGTTTTAGCTGTATCAGAGAATGCTGAGTGGGTATTCGATGAAGGCACGAACCTCATTCAGATCAGGTCCAACATCGTTGCTGGCGCGATAAATCGAGTTGCGAAGACGGAAGGAGAGATCCTTAGCCGGACCATCCTGAAGCACGTAGCTGACCTGGTTGAAGATTTCACGTTCAGTGCCATCGCTATCGGTGCCGGTATCGATGTTGTCACCGCGCACGTATGCAAACTTATACCGCAGCCCCGGAACGCCGTACTCGGCAAAGTCCAACTCATAGCTTGCTTGCCACGAGTTTTCATCCTTGAGGTTGAAGTCGGAGTAGTAGGAGTTAGCCAAGTAAATAGTACTGCCGCCATCACCGTAATCGTAAGCGTATCCAGCATCGCCGGAACTGCGCTGGTGAGCCAGGATGAAGGCGTGGGCGCCGATACTGTACTTGGTCGCCAGGCTCCAGATAGTGTTGCGATCGTTGTCACCGTCACCGCCGAAATCCGCTGCGGCTATTGAGCCGTCATCGTACTTGGTGTGGTAAAGGTTGAAATCAAAATTCAGCGCCTGCTCAGCGGCTATCGAGATGTTGTAGTTGAGGTTGGCGTAGGATTTTTCGAACTCGTCTTCAACATCAGAGTAATACAAAGAGGTCGAAACATTGTCTGTCAGGGCGTAAGAACCACCGACCACATCGATGCTTTTCAAGCGATTAGGGTCACGCGATGCGTCAGCCATAGGACTGTCAGCGGTGAAACGTCCAGCATTTAGTTCCAGGCCTTCAATCTCATTGCTCGTCACCAGCGTGCCGGTAAAGGATTGCGGCAGCAGGCGGCTATCGTCATATGCCAGCACAGGCAGAGAAGGGAACTGATTACCGTACTTGATCACGGTATTCGAAAAGCGCACCTTGATCGCTGCGCCCCCTTGGGAAATATCATCCACGGGACGACCATCGCTGTCTGTATCAAACATAGCGCCGTAGTTACGACCGCGGCCACTGTCGAGCTTAATCCCCAGTAGGCCAAAGGCATCAACACCAACGCCGACGGTTCCCTGGGTAAAGCCTGACTCAAAGGTGCCGATGAAACCCTGGCCCCAGGTCTTGGCATCTTTCACGCCGTCTTTGTAATCCCGGTTGAAATAGGTGTTTCGCAGTAAGACGTTGAGGCTACTGTCTTCGACAAACCCATTGGACTCGGACTGCTGGCTTGCATAGACGCCAGTGGTGCTGGCTGCGGTGCAGGCGCAAGCGATTGCAATTAGGTTTCTTTTGAACATGTCTGCTCCTAGCAATTTTCTAATAGTTTTTTACACGAGGCGGCGCACAGTAACGACCCCAAAAGGATCGATCCCGCAGGCTGCATAAAGACAGGAGTTAGAAATTTAATGACTCAATTATTATTGATAGTCGTTGGCTGGCGACGGGCAATAAATATCACTGTTTATAGGGGCGTTCTATTCGATAGGTGTGATGATTACTATCAGTGACAATAATGTCTGTAAGGGGGCCTATTTTAGTAATC
Proteins encoded:
- a CDS encoding OprD family porin → MFKRNLIAIACACTAASTTGVYASQQSESNGFVEDSSLNVLLRNTYFNRDYKDGVKDAKTWGQGFIGTFESGFTQGTVGVGVDAFGLLGIKLDSGRGRNYGAMFDTDSDGRPVDDISQGGAAIKVRFSNTVIKYGNQFPSLPVLAYDDSRLLPQSFTGTLVTSNEIEGLELNAGRFTADSPMADASRDPNRLKSIDVVGGSYALTDNVSTSLYYSDVEDEFEKSYANLNYNISIAAEQALNFDFNLYHTKYDDGSIAAADFGGDGDNDRNTIWSLATKYSIGAHAFILAHQRSSGDAGYAYDYGDGGSTIYLANSYYSDFNLKDENSWQASYELDFAEYGVPGLRYKFAYVRGDNIDTGTDSDGTEREIFNQVSYVLQDGPAKDLSFRLRNSIYRASNDVGPDLNEVRAFIEYPLSIL